The following coding sequences lie in one Synechococcales cyanobacterium T60_A2020_003 genomic window:
- a CDS encoding PHP domain-containing protein gives MTTSFVQASESFIPATQDTHALRRVFASVSAISCPRQYNFHMHTTCSDGRLNPEQLMEQAVDIGLRGLAITDHHSTKGFHRAQRWLETHGEAYAQERRPSEDRSLPHLWTGVEISAGLMDDEVHILCYGFNPHAIELKPYLQSTTPTGQYYSAASVIEAAHAAGAVTVLAHPARYRRSPDELIARAVELGIDGVETYYAYNNPDPWTPSPKQTVDVKNLSDRYGLLNTCGTDTHGLSLLKRV, from the coding sequence CTTCCTTCGTGCAGGCCTCTGAATCATTTATTCCCGCTACGCAAGATACTCACGCGCTGCGTCGGGTCTTTGCATCTGTATCCGCCATCAGTTGCCCCAGACAGTACAACTTCCACATGCATACGACCTGTTCGGACGGTCGCTTGAATCCAGAGCAGTTGATGGAGCAAGCCGTGGATATTGGCCTACGCGGATTGGCCATTACCGATCACCATTCCACCAAAGGATTTCATCGGGCGCAGCGGTGGCTGGAAACCCACGGTGAAGCCTATGCCCAGGAACGCCGACCCTCTGAAGACCGATCGCTACCGCACCTGTGGACGGGTGTAGAAATCTCAGCAGGACTCATGGACGATGAGGTGCATATCCTGTGCTACGGGTTTAATCCCCACGCGATCGAACTGAAGCCCTACTTGCAAAGCACAACGCCGACAGGTCAGTACTACAGTGCGGCCAGTGTGATTGAGGCCGCCCATGCCGCAGGGGCAGTGACGGTGCTGGCTCATCCGGCTCGCTATCGGCGATCGCCCGACGAGTTGATCGCCCGAGCGGTAGAGTTAGGCATTGATGGTGTTGAAACCTACTATGCCTACAACAATCCCGATCCCTGGACGCCTAGCCCTAAGCAGACGGTAGACGTTAAAAATTTGAGCGATCGCTACGGATTGCTCAACACCTGCGGCACCGATACCCACGGTCTGAGTTTGCTCAAACGCGTTTAG
- a CDS encoding response regulator transcription factor: protein MAGQLLLVDDEPGLREAVQAYLEDSGYTVHTASNAKEGWELLQQTLPDLVISDIMMPQVDGYQFLKQMREDSRFEALPVVFLTARGMTSDRIQGYKAGCDAYISKPFDPDELVVVVNNLLERRAAVTKSATGDGETPDIADMARQIAEIRALLTQRGAITQTPSPIKIDFTPREQSVLELVAEGLMNKEIASRLNTSVRNVEKYVSRLFSKTGTNSRTELVRYALEHGLTR from the coding sequence ATGGCAGGACAGCTTTTGCTCGTAGATGATGAACCCGGTTTGCGGGAGGCCGTGCAAGCCTATTTGGAAGACAGCGGCTATACCGTCCACACCGCCAGCAACGCCAAGGAGGGCTGGGAACTGCTGCAGCAAACCTTGCCTGATCTCGTGATCTCCGACATCATGATGCCCCAAGTGGATGGCTACCAGTTCTTGAAGCAGATGCGCGAAGATTCCCGTTTTGAAGCGCTTCCGGTGGTGTTCCTCACGGCACGGGGCATGACGAGCGATCGCATTCAGGGCTACAAGGCGGGGTGTGATGCCTATATTTCGAAGCCCTTTGACCCGGATGAGCTAGTCGTCGTCGTGAATAATCTCCTGGAACGACGGGCAGCGGTCACAAAATCGGCTACAGGCGACGGAGAAACACCAGATATTGCCGACATGGCGCGCCAAATTGCTGAGATCCGGGCTTTACTGACCCAGCGAGGCGCAATTACCCAAACCCCCAGCCCGATTAAGATTGACTTTACGCCTCGTGAGCAAAGTGTCTTGGAACTAGTTGCTGAAGGACTCATGAATAAAGAAATTGCCAGTCGCTTGAATACTAGCGTCCGCAATGTTGAGAAATATGTCAGTCGGCTGTTCAGCAAAACCGGAACGAACAGCCGCACGGAACTGGTGCGCTATGCGCTAGAACATGGCCTGACTCGATAA